A single genomic interval of Nocardioides nitrophenolicus harbors:
- a CDS encoding xanthine dehydrogenase small subunit encodes MRTDPAAWPGAAVTVNGAARALVGAQPPVTALDWLRGLGLTGAKEGCAEGECGACAVLLARPGVDAPTEWTALNACLLPAAALAGQEVLTAEGLGTPEALHPVQHELAVRGGSQCGYCTPGFVCSMAAEYYRPGRDSFDHHALSGNLCRCTGYRPIVDAAEALGPAAPDDPLARRTTSAPPPVPPQRSAGWVRPTSLDEALTVLAEPGAVAVAGSTDLGVEANLRGARPALLVAIDRLDELRGLRVADDVVEIGAALSLSEVERRLAGRVPLLDAVFPQFASRLIRNGATFGGNLGTGSPIGDLPPALLALDAEVVLVSTVGERTVPLTTYFTGYRRSVRRPGELVARVRVPLPLAATTAFHKIAKRRFDDISSVAVAFAIDLDPSARTVRRAAIGLGGVAATPIRASAAEQALVGAAWTPDGIAPAAAALAATGTPLDDHRASAAYRTAMLARALPRLLATTVDEVEEGARS; translated from the coding sequence ATGCGCACCGATCCGGCCGCCTGGCCGGGCGCCGCCGTCACGGTCAACGGAGCCGCCCGGGCGCTGGTCGGCGCCCAGCCGCCGGTGACCGCCCTCGACTGGCTGCGGGGCCTCGGGCTGACCGGAGCCAAGGAGGGCTGCGCCGAGGGGGAGTGCGGTGCGTGCGCGGTGCTGCTCGCTCGGCCCGGGGTCGACGCGCCGACCGAGTGGACCGCGCTCAACGCCTGCCTGCTCCCGGCGGCCGCCCTGGCGGGCCAGGAGGTGCTCACCGCCGAGGGACTCGGTACGCCGGAGGCGCTGCACCCGGTCCAGCACGAGCTGGCGGTCCGGGGCGGCTCCCAGTGCGGCTACTGCACGCCCGGCTTCGTGTGCAGCATGGCCGCCGAGTACTACCGCCCGGGCCGCGACTCCTTCGACCACCACGCGCTCTCCGGCAACCTGTGCCGCTGCACCGGCTACCGCCCGATCGTCGACGCCGCCGAGGCGCTCGGTCCCGCCGCGCCCGACGACCCCCTCGCCCGCCGTACGACGAGCGCCCCGCCGCCCGTCCCGCCCCAGCGCAGCGCAGGCTGGGTCCGCCCGACGAGCCTCGACGAGGCCCTGACCGTCCTCGCCGAGCCCGGCGCGGTCGCGGTCGCGGGCTCGACCGACCTCGGGGTCGAGGCCAACCTGCGCGGCGCGCGGCCGGCCCTGCTGGTCGCCATCGACCGGCTCGACGAGCTGCGCGGGCTGCGCGTCGCCGACGACGTGGTCGAGATCGGTGCGGCGCTGTCGCTGAGCGAGGTCGAACGCCGGCTCGCGGGCCGGGTCCCCTTGCTGGACGCGGTGTTCCCGCAGTTCGCGTCCCGGCTGATCCGCAATGGCGCGACCTTCGGCGGCAACCTCGGCACCGGCTCGCCGATCGGCGACCTGCCGCCCGCGCTGCTCGCCCTCGACGCGGAGGTCGTCCTCGTCTCCACGGTGGGGGAGCGCACCGTCCCGCTCACGACCTACTTCACGGGCTACCGTCGCAGCGTCCGCCGGCCCGGTGAGCTGGTCGCGCGGGTCCGGGTGCCGCTGCCCCTGGCCGCGACCACGGCCTTCCACAAGATCGCCAAGCGCCGCTTCGACGACATCTCCTCGGTCGCGGTGGCCTTCGCGATCGACCTCGACCCGTCGGCCCGCACCGTGCGGCGCGCGGCGATCGGACTCGGGGGAGTGGCCGCGACGCCGATCCGGGCGAGTGCCGCCGAGCAGGCGCTGGTCGGCGCCGCCTGGACACCCGACGGCATCGCGCCCGCGGCGGCCGCCCTCGCCGCCACCGGCACGCCGCTCGACGACCACCGTGCCAGCGCGGCCTACCGCACGGCGATGCTGGCGCGGGCCCTGCCTCGGTTGCTGGCGACGACGGTCGATGAAGTCGAGGAAGGAGCGCGGTCGTGA
- a CDS encoding PucR family transcriptional regulator, protein MLSDAPSSLTSPLDPALDPPHDSPLLTTPEFDRLRLAEWFEARLDDLAADATRAIWAAVPAYRTSGLEGEVTTHCRQIFAVFSRTVREGRDPDLADFPQTTGHAQKRVEVGVPLADFLKAFRIGQLRMWESLQAYPAQGAEREAVLITLVSHVMRTIEVGSSAAAAAYHEAQQYLIADLERTQRDTLERLLDGQPLLDQHRTTLAHVGLGGVDPAYVAIVATPGPAARPAFAAHAPGMYVVRHHELVGLVPLDADVQRVAKELAATGVDAMIGTSLPHGGYDAAPDAYREALLAHDTLEGRPGLLAFDAISPLSYLVRRPDPTVRKLVRPEILGFFGDDLAADGTYADSLEAYVAHDLNAKEAARALHVHVNTVYYRLERIALKTGADLHRFEDVVELLVAVRAVRMS, encoded by the coding sequence ATGCTCTCGGACGCTCCCTCCTCTCTCACCTCCCCTCTCGATCCTGCTCTCGACCCTCCTCATGACTCCCCACTCCTCACGACCCCCGAGTTCGACCGGCTGCGCCTGGCCGAGTGGTTCGAGGCCCGCCTCGACGACCTGGCGGCCGACGCCACCCGAGCGATCTGGGCGGCGGTGCCGGCGTACCGCACCAGTGGGCTCGAAGGTGAGGTAACCACACACTGCCGACAGATCTTCGCGGTCTTCTCCCGCACCGTCCGCGAGGGCCGCGATCCCGACCTCGCCGACTTCCCCCAGACGACCGGTCACGCCCAGAAGCGGGTCGAGGTCGGCGTGCCGCTGGCCGACTTCCTCAAGGCGTTCCGGATCGGCCAGCTCAGGATGTGGGAGAGCCTGCAGGCGTATCCCGCCCAGGGCGCCGAGCGGGAGGCGGTGCTGATCACCCTGGTCTCCCACGTGATGCGCACCATCGAGGTCGGCAGCTCCGCCGCCGCGGCGGCGTACCACGAGGCGCAGCAGTACCTGATCGCCGACCTCGAGCGCACCCAGCGCGACACCCTCGAGCGGCTCCTCGACGGGCAGCCGCTGCTCGACCAGCACCGCACGACGCTCGCCCACGTCGGCCTGGGCGGGGTCGACCCGGCGTACGTCGCGATCGTGGCGACGCCCGGACCGGCCGCTCGCCCGGCGTTCGCCGCGCACGCGCCCGGCATGTACGTGGTCCGCCATCACGAGCTGGTCGGCCTGGTCCCCCTCGACGCCGACGTCCAGCGGGTCGCCAAGGAGCTGGCCGCGACCGGCGTCGACGCGATGATCGGCACCAGCCTCCCGCACGGCGGGTACGACGCCGCGCCGGACGCCTACCGCGAGGCGCTGCTCGCCCACGACACCCTCGAGGGCCGCCCCGGCCTGCTCGCCTTCGACGCCATCTCGCCGCTGAGCTATCTGGTCCGCCGGCCCGACCCCACCGTTCGCAAGCTGGTCCGGCCCGAGATCCTCGGCTTCTTCGGCGACGACCTGGCCGCCGACGGGACCTATGCGGACTCACTCGAGGCGTACGTCGCACACGACCTCAACGCGAAGGAGGCCGCGCGGGCGCTGCACGTCCACGTCAACACGGTCTACTACCGCCTGGAGCGGATCGCGCTGAAGACCGGCGCCGACCTGCACCGCTTCGAGGACGTGGTGGAGCTGCTGGTCGCCGTCCGGGCGGTGCGGATGTCGTGA
- a CDS encoding ArgP/LysG family DNA-binding transcriptional regulator, whose protein sequence is MRFDPAQLETLVAITEEGTFEAAARRLHVTASAVSQRVRALEQAAGQVLVRRTTPAAVTPAGEPLVRLGRQLRLLGAEAALSLGGDEVVELAVAVNADSLATWFRPVLAALAHRPSTALRLHVEDQAYSDDLLRRGEVLAAVTDEPRPVQGCVVEQLGGIRYTPAAAPWLVERHRRGRGVDWAAVPLVVYNEKDHLQDDLLAEHGAGRPPVVHRVPSTADFHEAIRCGLGWGMLLDPQLAASLAAEEVVRLPGARPVVVPLYWQRWRLDSPALAALTDDVRRAARVLRPVSAVASRKEP, encoded by the coding sequence ATGCGCTTCGACCCCGCTCAGCTCGAGACGCTCGTCGCGATCACCGAGGAGGGCACCTTCGAGGCGGCGGCGCGCCGGCTGCACGTCACCGCGAGCGCGGTGAGCCAGCGGGTGCGGGCGCTGGAGCAGGCGGCCGGCCAGGTCCTCGTGCGCCGCACGACGCCCGCTGCCGTCACGCCGGCGGGGGAGCCGCTGGTGCGGCTCGGCCGCCAGCTGCGCCTCCTCGGTGCCGAGGCCGCGCTCAGCCTCGGCGGTGACGAGGTGGTCGAGCTCGCGGTCGCGGTCAACGCCGACTCGCTGGCGACCTGGTTCCGGCCGGTGCTCGCGGCGCTCGCCCACCGGCCGAGCACGGCGCTGCGCCTGCACGTGGAGGACCAGGCATACTCCGACGACCTGCTGCGTCGCGGCGAGGTGCTGGCGGCGGTCACCGACGAGCCGCGCCCGGTGCAGGGCTGTGTTGTCGAGCAGCTCGGCGGCATCCGCTACACGCCCGCGGCCGCGCCGTGGCTGGTCGAGCGGCACCGCCGCGGGCGCGGCGTCGACTGGGCGGCCGTGCCGCTGGTGGTCTACAACGAGAAGGACCACCTGCAGGACGACCTGCTCGCCGAGCACGGCGCCGGCCGCCCGCCGGTCGTGCACCGGGTCCCCAGCACCGCCGACTTCCACGAGGCGATCCGGTGCGGTCTGGGCTGGGGGATGCTGCTCGACCCCCAGCTCGCGGCCAGCCTGGCCGCCGAGGAGGTGGTCCGGCTGCCCGGCGCCCGCCCGGTCGTCGTCCCGCTGTACTGGCAGCGGTGGCGACTGGACAGCCCGGCGCTGGCCGCGCTCACCGACGACGTACGCCGGGCGGCGCGGGTCCTGCGGCCGGTGTCGGCGGTGGCGTCTAGGAAGGAGCCATGA
- the xdhB gene encoding xanthine dehydrogenase molybdopterin binding subunit, with amino-acid sequence MSVGERRPHEAAALHVTGRALYTDDLALRAPGVLHAHPVQAPHAHARLIGLDPAPAYDIPGVVRVLTGADVPGVNDSGTKHDEPLFPDEVMFHGQAVAWVLGETLEAARLGAEAVAAAYDPLPSLVTIADAIAADSFQGARPTMERGDVEAGLAASARVFEGVTELAGQEHFYLETHASFARVADDGQVLVQASTQHPTETQEIVAHVLGLASHQVTVQCLRMGGGFGGKEMQPHGYAAVAALGATLTGRPVRVRLTRQQDLTMTGKRHGFHATWRVGFDDDGRLRALDATLTSGGGWSLDLSEPVLSRALCHVDNAYWIPHVRVAGRIARTHTTSQTAFRGFGGPQGMLVIEDVLGRCAPALGLAPEELRHRNLYAEGQATPYGQPVRHAERLARAWKQVLDTSEFAVRCKEVERHNAGSPHRKRGLAITPVKFGISFNFTSFNQAGALVHVYKDGSVLINHGGTEMGQGLHTKMLQVAATALALPVERVRLAPTRTDKVPNTSATAASSGADLNGAAVKDACDQILARIAPVRERLGPTAAWDDLVRQAYLDRVQLWAAGFYRTEGLSWDATTMTGHPFKYFAYGVAAAEVEVDGFTGAYDVRRVDIVHDVGDSLSPLSDLGQVEGGFLQGLGWLTLEDLRWDSSDGPGRGRLATQAASTYKLPSLSELPADLRVTFLDRATEDGVVYGSKAVGEPPLMLAFSVREALRDAVAGFGPPGVSVELASPATPEAVWWAIERVRS; translated from the coding sequence GTGAGCGTCGGCGAGAGGCGCCCCCACGAGGCGGCGGCCCTCCACGTCACGGGCCGTGCGCTCTACACCGACGACCTCGCGCTGCGTGCGCCCGGCGTCCTCCACGCCCACCCGGTCCAGGCGCCCCACGCCCACGCCCGCCTCATCGGCCTCGACCCGGCGCCGGCGTACGACATCCCCGGTGTGGTGCGGGTGCTGACCGGCGCCGACGTCCCCGGAGTCAACGACTCCGGCACCAAGCACGACGAGCCGCTGTTCCCCGACGAGGTGATGTTCCACGGTCAGGCGGTGGCCTGGGTGCTGGGCGAGACCCTGGAGGCCGCTCGGCTGGGCGCGGAGGCGGTCGCGGCGGCGTACGACCCGCTGCCGTCCCTGGTGACCATCGCCGACGCGATCGCCGCCGACTCCTTCCAGGGCGCGCGCCCGACGATGGAGCGCGGCGACGTCGAGGCCGGGCTCGCCGCCAGCGCCCGGGTGTTCGAGGGCGTCACCGAGCTCGCCGGGCAGGAGCACTTCTACCTCGAGACCCACGCCTCCTTCGCGCGGGTCGCCGACGACGGCCAGGTGCTCGTGCAGGCGAGCACCCAGCACCCGACCGAGACCCAGGAGATCGTCGCCCACGTGCTCGGCCTGGCCAGTCACCAGGTCACCGTCCAGTGCCTGCGGATGGGCGGCGGGTTCGGCGGCAAGGAGATGCAGCCCCACGGGTACGCCGCGGTGGCGGCGCTCGGCGCGACGCTGACCGGGCGTCCGGTGCGAGTGCGGCTGACCCGCCAGCAGGACCTGACGATGACCGGGAAGCGCCATGGCTTCCACGCCACCTGGCGGGTCGGCTTCGACGACGACGGCCGGCTGCGGGCGCTCGACGCGACCCTCACCTCCGGCGGCGGCTGGAGCCTGGACCTCTCCGAGCCGGTGCTCTCGCGGGCGCTGTGCCACGTCGACAACGCGTACTGGATCCCCCACGTCCGCGTCGCCGGCCGGATCGCCCGCACCCACACCACCTCCCAGACCGCCTTCCGCGGCTTCGGCGGGCCGCAGGGGATGCTGGTGATCGAGGACGTCCTCGGGCGGTGCGCCCCGGCGCTCGGTCTGGCGCCCGAGGAGCTGCGCCACCGCAACCTGTACGCCGAGGGCCAGGCCACGCCGTACGGCCAGCCGGTGCGGCATGCCGAGCGCCTCGCCCGGGCCTGGAAGCAGGTGCTCGACACCAGCGAGTTCGCGGTGCGGTGCAAGGAGGTCGAGCGCCACAACGCCGGGAGCCCCCACCGCAAGCGGGGGCTGGCGATCACGCCGGTGAAGTTCGGGATCTCGTTCAACTTCACCTCGTTCAACCAGGCGGGGGCGCTGGTGCACGTCTACAAGGACGGCTCGGTGCTGATCAACCACGGCGGCACCGAGATGGGCCAGGGGCTGCACACCAAGATGCTGCAGGTCGCGGCGACGGCGCTGGCCCTGCCGGTCGAGCGGGTCCGGCTGGCGCCGACCCGCACCGACAAGGTCCCCAACACCTCCGCCACCGCGGCCAGCTCGGGCGCGGACCTCAACGGCGCGGCGGTCAAGGACGCCTGCGACCAGATCCTCGCGCGGATCGCGCCGGTCCGCGAGCGGCTGGGCCCGACCGCCGCCTGGGACGACCTCGTCCGGCAGGCCTACCTCGACCGGGTCCAGCTGTGGGCGGCGGGCTTCTACCGCACCGAGGGCCTGTCCTGGGACGCGACCACGATGACCGGCCATCCGTTCAAGTACTTCGCCTACGGCGTCGCCGCCGCCGAGGTCGAGGTCGACGGCTTCACCGGTGCCTACGACGTGCGCCGCGTCGACATCGTCCACGACGTCGGCGACAGCCTCTCGCCGCTCAGCGACCTCGGCCAGGTCGAGGGCGGCTTCCTGCAGGGACTGGGCTGGCTGACGCTCGAGGACCTGCGCTGGGACAGCTCCGACGGACCCGGCCGTGGGCGGCTCGCGACCCAGGCGGCATCGACGTACAAGCTGCCGAGCCTGTCCGAGCTGCCCGCCGACCTGCGGGTCACGTTCCTGGATCGGGCGACCGAGGACGGCGTGGTCTACGGCTCCAAGGCGGTCGGGGAACCGCCGCTGATGCTTGCGTTCTCCGTGCGCGAGGCGCTGCGCGACGCGGTCGCCGGGTTCGGCCCGCCAGGGGTGAGCGTCGAGCTCGCCTCCCCGGCGACACCGGAGGCGGTGTGGTGGGCGATCGAGCGGGTCAGGAGCTGA
- the xdhC gene encoding xanthine dehydrogenase accessory protein XdhC has product MDWLRALQHLRDTRTPGVLVTITEVRGHAPRAAGAKLVVSPDATWGSIGGGNLEEVAVRRARVLLADPAAAALTERHDLSDRAPAEHGVQCCGGEVTLLYEPVPVRRAVAVFGMGHVGFELALLLSRHDLELHLVDSRPDQLSDARLAPLRSGPADVHIHQVPVLPELVVADLPAGADVLVLTHDHAEDLALLDALLRSDRPGSIGLIGSSAKWTRFRARLAELGHDEPVLGRVRTPIGAPTVTGKEPARIALAVAVELLTEAGARV; this is encoded by the coding sequence ATGGACTGGCTGCGCGCGCTCCAGCACCTCCGCGACACCCGCACCCCTGGCGTGCTGGTCACGATCACCGAGGTCCGCGGCCACGCGCCGCGTGCGGCCGGTGCCAAGCTCGTCGTCTCGCCCGACGCGACCTGGGGGAGCATCGGCGGCGGCAACCTCGAAGAGGTCGCCGTACGACGGGCGCGGGTCCTGCTCGCCGATCCCGCCGCCGCGGCCCTGACCGAGCGGCACGACCTCTCCGACCGGGCGCCCGCCGAGCACGGCGTCCAGTGCTGCGGTGGCGAGGTGACGCTGCTCTACGAGCCCGTCCCGGTACGACGGGCGGTCGCGGTCTTCGGCATGGGCCACGTCGGCTTCGAGCTGGCCCTGCTGCTCAGCCGGCACGACCTCGAGCTGCACCTCGTCGACTCCCGGCCCGACCAGCTCAGCGACGCGCGGCTCGCTCCGCTGCGGTCGGGGCCGGCCGACGTACACATCCACCAGGTGCCGGTGCTGCCCGAGCTGGTGGTCGCCGACCTGCCGGCCGGAGCCGACGTCCTGGTGCTCACCCACGACCACGCGGAGGACCTCGCCCTCCTCGACGCCCTGCTCCGCTCGGACCGGCCGGGCTCGATCGGGCTGATCGGGTCCAGCGCGAAGTGGACCCGCTTCCGGGCCCGCCTCGCCGAGCTCGGCCACGACGAGCCCGTGCTCGGCCGGGTGCGTACCCCGATCGGGGCGCCGACGGTCACCGGCAAGGAGCCCGCCCGGATCGCGCTGGCCGTCGCTGTGGAACTGCTCACGGAGGCGGGCGCCCGCGTTTGA
- a CDS encoding LysE/ArgO family amino acid transporter — protein sequence MLAPALAGLLTTATLIVAIGAQNAYVLRQGLLRSHVGVVVLICAASDAILIAAGIAGVGALVDETGWALVLVRWLGVAFLLWYAVGSLRRAARPESLAAANGTGGTSGATGTVATVTETRRSVVTRTVLLTWLNPHVYLDTLLLIGSIATAHDGGEPAGRWWFGVGAALASLLWFGGLGFGARLLAPLLARPRSWQVLELVIAATMVLVAVKLALG from the coding sequence GTGCTTGCCCCCGCCCTCGCCGGCCTGCTGACCACGGCGACCCTCATCGTCGCGATCGGCGCGCAGAACGCCTATGTCCTGCGGCAGGGCCTGCTGCGCTCCCACGTCGGCGTCGTCGTGCTGATCTGCGCAGCGTCCGACGCGATCCTCATCGCCGCCGGCATCGCCGGCGTCGGCGCGCTCGTCGACGAGACCGGCTGGGCGCTGGTGCTGGTGCGCTGGCTGGGCGTTGCCTTCCTGCTCTGGTACGCCGTCGGCTCGCTGCGCCGCGCCGCCCGGCCGGAGTCGCTGGCCGCCGCCAACGGCACCGGCGGAACCAGTGGCGCCACGGGCACCGTCGCCACCGTGACCGAGACCCGGCGCAGCGTGGTCACCCGCACCGTGCTGCTGACCTGGCTCAACCCGCACGTCTACCTCGACACGCTGCTTCTCATCGGCTCGATCGCCACCGCGCACGACGGCGGCGAGCCGGCCGGTCGCTGGTGGTTCGGCGTCGGCGCGGCGCTGGCGAGCCTGCTCTGGTTCGGCGGCCTCGGCTTCGGGGCTCGGCTGCTCGCCCCGCTGCTCGCCCGCCCCCGGTCCTGGCAGGTGCTCGAGCTGGTCATCGCGGCCACCATGGTCCTGGTCGCGGTGAAGCTCGCGCTCGGCTGA
- a CDS encoding LysE family translocator yields MPSTSQLAAFAIASFLFIQVPGPSLLFTIGRALTVGRRDALLSVVGNALGLVAQVVLVAVGLGAVVAASATAFTLLKLAGAAYVIYLGVRAILHRADARAALEAVGVGTPVAPGSGLASVRTGFVVGATNPKTIVFFVAFLPQFIDGGAPAAPQLVLLGLLFGVMAVCSDGCWALLAARARDWFARKPTRLDSLGAAGGVMMVGLGITLATAESH; encoded by the coding sequence ATGCCCTCCACCAGCCAGCTCGCCGCCTTCGCGATCGCCTCCTTCCTGTTCATCCAGGTCCCGGGGCCGAGCCTGCTGTTCACCATCGGCCGCGCGCTCACGGTCGGGCGCCGCGACGCGCTGCTGTCGGTCGTCGGCAACGCCCTCGGCCTGGTCGCGCAGGTGGTGCTGGTGGCGGTCGGGCTGGGGGCGGTGGTGGCGGCGTCGGCGACGGCGTTCACGCTGCTCAAGCTGGCCGGCGCGGCGTACGTGATCTACCTCGGCGTCCGCGCGATCCTGCACCGCGCCGACGCGCGTGCCGCGCTGGAGGCGGTCGGCGTCGGTACGCCAGTCGCGCCCGGCAGCGGCCTCGCCTCGGTCCGCACCGGCTTCGTCGTCGGCGCGACCAACCCCAAGACGATCGTGTTCTTCGTCGCCTTCCTGCCGCAGTTCATCGACGGCGGCGCGCCGGCCGCGCCCCAGCTGGTCCTGCTCGGCCTGCTCTTCGGGGTGATGGCGGTGTGCTCCGACGGATGCTGGGCGCTGCTGGCGGCCCGGGCCCGCGACTGGTTCGCCCGCAAGCCGACCCGGCTCGACTCGCTGGGCGCCGCGGGCGGCGTGATGATGGTCGGTCTCGGAATCACCCTCGCGACCGCCGAGAGTCACTAA
- a CDS encoding TetR/AcrR family transcriptional regulator has protein sequence MTGEAGSTDGRRARGDATRRRAARCAADIATTHGLDSISVGGLATATGLSKSGILTVFSTREAIQVAAVAEARRVYVDTVIAPAWGAAPGRDRLAALLDAWVAYQRAGVFPGGCFVAATSAEFGRREGPVAEAVRALKREWLNLLERELAAAGVADPAEGAFRIDAYLVAGNTRRQLFGEDAQLEVARRLALAVLD, from the coding sequence GTGACGGGCGAGGCGGGCAGCACGGACGGGCGGCGGGCGCGCGGTGACGCGACCCGGCGCCGGGCGGCGCGTTGCGCCGCCGACATCGCGACCACCCACGGGCTCGACTCGATCTCGGTGGGCGGGCTCGCGACGGCGACGGGACTGAGCAAGAGCGGGATCCTCACCGTCTTCAGCACCCGCGAGGCGATCCAGGTCGCCGCGGTCGCCGAGGCCCGTCGGGTGTACGTCGACACGGTGATCGCCCCGGCCTGGGGAGCCGCGCCCGGGCGGGACCGGCTCGCGGCGCTACTCGACGCGTGGGTCGCCTACCAGCGGGCCGGGGTGTTCCCGGGAGGGTGCTTCGTGGCGGCCACGTCCGCCGAGTTCGGGCGCCGCGAGGGTCCGGTCGCGGAGGCCGTCCGCGCCCTCAAGCGCGAGTGGCTCAACCTGCTCGAGCGCGAGCTCGCCGCCGCCGGGGTGGCGGACCCGGCCGAGGGCGCCTTCCGGATCGACGCCTACCTGGTCGCCGGCAACACCCGGCGCCAGCTCTTCGGCGAGGACGCGCAGCTGGAGGTGGCCCGCCGGCTCGCGCTGGCGGTGCTGGACTGA
- a CDS encoding SRPBCC family protein, with product MDQLEDTIEIDAPPATVWALVSDVRRMAEWSPQVTSTRIKDGTEPGADVAFTNRNQHGELTWTTHARILRFEPEQEIAFRIEENWAVWSFHLAPAADGTGTLLTQRRDTPDGISELSRELTEGFLGGMDAFTASLRDGMRQTLSEIKATAEA from the coding sequence ATGGACCAGCTCGAGGACACGATCGAGATCGACGCCCCGCCCGCCACCGTGTGGGCCCTCGTCAGCGATGTACGCCGGATGGCCGAGTGGAGCCCGCAGGTCACCTCCACCCGGATCAAGGACGGCACCGAGCCCGGCGCGGACGTCGCCTTCACCAACCGCAACCAGCACGGCGAGCTCACGTGGACCACCCACGCCCGGATCCTCCGGTTCGAGCCGGAGCAGGAGATCGCCTTCCGGATCGAGGAGAACTGGGCGGTGTGGTCCTTCCACCTCGCTCCCGCCGCCGACGGCACCGGCACCCTGCTCACCCAGCGCCGGGACACCCCGGACGGCATCTCCGAGCTCTCGCGGGAGCTGACGGAAGGCTTCCTCGGCGGGATGGACGCCTTCACGGCGTCGCTGCGCGACGGGATGCGACAGACGCTCAGCGAGATCAAGGCGACAGCGGAGGCCTGA
- a CDS encoding maleylpyruvate isomerase family mycothiol-dependent enzyme — MTDVWPFVRQERLALLADLESLTPAQWEAPSLCAGWTVHDVLAHLVDVAKTSVPRFALTMARARFDFDRQNQDGVDRERGATPAETLERWRAAVDLRRSPPAPRVTRVVEEIVHGEDIRRPLGIARAYDHEAVAAAFAWQVRTSESMGGTRRTLAGLTLAATDADLVHGEGPRVEGRALDLLLVSAGRTSVLDQLGGPGVATLRERFAER, encoded by the coding sequence ATGACCGATGTGTGGCCGTTCGTGCGCCAGGAGCGCCTCGCTCTGCTCGCCGACCTGGAGTCGCTGACGCCCGCGCAGTGGGAGGCGCCGTCGCTGTGCGCCGGCTGGACGGTGCACGACGTGCTGGCCCATCTGGTCGACGTCGCCAAGACCTCGGTGCCTCGGTTCGCGCTGACCATGGCGCGGGCCCGGTTCGACTTCGACCGGCAGAACCAGGACGGCGTCGACCGCGAGCGCGGCGCCACCCCCGCCGAGACCCTCGAGCGCTGGAGGGCCGCCGTCGACCTGCGCCGCTCGCCGCCGGCCCCGCGGGTGACCCGGGTGGTCGAGGAGATCGTCCACGGCGAGGACATCCGCCGCCCGCTCGGCATTGCCCGCGCCTACGATCACGAGGCCGTCGCCGCAGCCTTCGCCTGGCAGGTGCGGACCTCGGAGTCGATGGGCGGCACCCGGCGCACCCTCGCCGGGTTGACCCTGGCCGCGACCGACGCCGACCTGGTCCACGGTGAGGGTCCGCGGGTCGAGGGGCGGGCGCTCGACCTGCTGCTGGTGTCGGCGGGACGCACGTCCGTCCTCGACCAGCTCGGCGGGCCGGGCGTGGCCACGCTGCGCGAGCGATTCGCCGAGCGCTGA